The proteins below are encoded in one region of Paeniglutamicibacter cryotolerans:
- the coaA gene encoding type I pantothenate kinase → MNGQRGAEAGATPFVELDRQTWARLSNEIEQPLNEADLERLSGLGEQLNLNEISEVYLPLSRLLNLYVQGSGALHRATNTFLGESTRRTPFVIGVAGSVAVGKSTTARVLQEMLRRWPDTPDVQLITTDGFLYPNAELEKRGMMHRKGFPESYDRRRLLRFVSEVKSGAPEVRAPWYSHLTYDIVPGREIVVRSPQVLIVEGLNVLAPARARQDGTAGLALSDFFDFSVYVDARTSDIEEWYISRFMRLRDGAFADPASYFHRYAVLSDDEARETAHGIWKRINEPNLRENVLPTRGRAQLVLSKDSDHSIRRMLLRKI, encoded by the coding sequence GTGAACGGACAGCGTGGAGCCGAAGCCGGGGCAACCCCCTTCGTTGAACTAGACCGACAGACGTGGGCCCGGCTGTCCAATGAAATCGAGCAACCCCTCAACGAGGCGGACCTCGAACGCCTCAGTGGCCTGGGCGAGCAGCTGAATCTCAACGAGATCAGCGAGGTCTACCTGCCGCTGTCGCGCCTGCTGAACCTGTATGTCCAGGGTTCCGGGGCGCTGCACCGGGCAACCAATACGTTCCTGGGTGAATCGACGCGGCGGACCCCGTTCGTCATTGGCGTGGCGGGATCCGTGGCGGTGGGAAAATCGACGACGGCCCGCGTACTGCAGGAGATGCTGCGACGGTGGCCCGATACTCCCGACGTCCAGCTGATCACGACCGACGGTTTCCTCTACCCGAACGCGGAGCTGGAAAAGCGCGGGATGATGCATCGCAAGGGCTTCCCCGAGTCCTATGACCGGCGACGGCTACTTCGTTTCGTCTCCGAGGTGAAGTCCGGCGCCCCCGAGGTCCGGGCGCCCTGGTACTCGCATTTGACCTACGACATCGTCCCAGGGCGCGAAATCGTGGTGCGCAGTCCCCAGGTGCTTATCGTCGAGGGACTGAACGTGCTGGCACCGGCCCGGGCCCGGCAGGATGGAACGGCAGGGCTGGCCCTGAGTGACTTCTTCGACTTCTCCGTCTATGTCGATGCCCGCACCTCGGATATCGAGGAGTGGTACATCAGCCGTTTCATGCGCCTGCGCGACGGGGCCTTTGCCGATCCGGCATCCTACTTCCACCGCTACGCAGTGCTCAGCGACGATGAGGCGAGGGAAACCGCCCACGGGATCTGGAAACGGATCAACGAGCCGAACCTGAGGGAAAACGTGCTGCCGACCCGGGGCCGGGCGCAGCTGGTGCTGAGTAAGGATTCGGACCACTCCATCCGGCGGATGCTGCTGCGCAAGATCTAA
- a CDS encoding helix-turn-helix domain-containing protein — protein MIRPLLPGVVESIIEAVPLQVPAYARPIEGRFGRGLRSGVATALERFLELPGTRKAALSPESRKLVEGLGIGECRQGRSMDALLGAYRTGARVTFREMSKVATEHHLGMEAVVTLGECILAYIDELSAVSAEAYAFEQSLHAGQQGRRRTELLELLLHGRADEVSAFRAAAVADWQLPTTLRAVFLPLARASGVGHRLGPGALLVERDSDAVALVPARGSARAHAELSKALRGRGACIGTAVPWQQAADSLRLAMLAATAIKPAEGTDGPPIWAEEHLTDLLLASEPTVVSALATQSIRELEDLRPGQRKRLTLTLASWLRHWGQRAPMAQELGVHVQTVGYRIAQLREVFGEALDDPQRRLDMQLALRAPAR, from the coding sequence ATGATCCGTCCCCTGCTGCCCGGTGTGGTCGAGTCCATCATCGAGGCGGTCCCGCTGCAGGTACCCGCCTACGCCCGGCCCATCGAGGGCCGTTTCGGCCGCGGCCTGCGCAGCGGTGTTGCCACGGCATTGGAACGGTTCCTCGAATTGCCCGGCACCCGCAAGGCCGCCCTCTCGCCCGAAAGCCGCAAGCTGGTCGAGGGACTCGGAATCGGCGAATGCCGCCAAGGCCGAAGCATGGATGCGCTGCTCGGCGCCTACCGCACCGGGGCCAGGGTCACGTTCCGTGAAATGTCGAAGGTCGCCACCGAACACCACCTCGGCATGGAGGCGGTGGTCACCCTCGGCGAGTGCATCCTCGCCTACATCGACGAGCTCTCCGCCGTGAGCGCGGAGGCCTATGCCTTCGAGCAGTCGCTGCACGCCGGCCAGCAGGGCCGGCGCCGCACCGAGCTTCTGGAGCTGCTGCTCCACGGCCGGGCGGATGAGGTTTCGGCGTTCCGCGCGGCTGCCGTTGCGGACTGGCAGCTGCCGACCACGCTTCGGGCCGTTTTCCTTCCCCTGGCTCGCGCCTCTGGCGTGGGCCACCGGCTGGGTCCCGGGGCGCTGCTGGTGGAGCGGGATTCGGATGCGGTGGCACTAGTCCCGGCCAGGGGCTCGGCACGGGCCCACGCCGAACTGTCCAAGGCCCTGCGTGGACGCGGCGCATGCATCGGCACGGCCGTCCCCTGGCAGCAGGCAGCCGACTCGCTGCGCCTGGCCATGTTGGCCGCCACGGCGATCAAGCCCGCCGAGGGAACGGACGGTCCCCCGATCTGGGCCGAAGAGCACCTGACGGACCTGCTTCTTGCCAGCGAGCCGACGGTCGTTTCGGCGTTGGCCACCCAGTCGATTCGAGAGCTCGAGGATCTACGCCCGGGGCAGCGCAAGCGACTGACGCTGACCCTCGCCTCCTGGCTTCGACATTGGGGCCAGCGCGCGCCCATGGCCCAGGAGCTCGGCGTCCATGTCCAGACGGTGGGCTACAGAATCGCCCAGCTACGTGAGGTTTTCGGGGAGGCCCTGGATGATCCGCAGCGCCGCCTCGACATGCAGCTGGCGCTGCGGGCACCGGCCCGGTAG
- the tsaD gene encoding tRNA (adenosine(37)-N6)-threonylcarbamoyltransferase complex transferase subunit TsaD, translating into MTSSTPLILGIESSCDETGIGIVRGDELLANAVSSSMDEHVRFGGVIPEIASRAHLEAFIPTLEQALETAGVTLAEIDAIAVTSGPGLSGALMVGVSAAKALALATGKPLYAINHLVAHVGVGVLDGGKLPENLGALLVSGGHTEILKVDSLTDSVTLLGSTIDDAAGEAYDKVARLLGLGYPGGPAIDAMAKTGDAKAIRFPRGLSLPKFVGTAEEPGKHRNDFSFSGLKTAVARCVEQYEARGEEVPVADIAASFQEAVVDVITSKAVRACKENGITNLMLGGGVAANSRLRELLAARCTSAGISLRVPTVSLCTDNGAMVAALGAQIVMAGGSPSGLSFATDSGQPVSLICL; encoded by the coding sequence ATGACCTCCTCCACACCGTTGATCCTCGGCATCGAATCCTCCTGCGACGAAACCGGGATCGGCATCGTGCGGGGGGACGAATTGCTGGCCAACGCCGTGTCCTCCTCGATGGACGAGCACGTACGCTTCGGCGGAGTGATCCCCGAGATCGCCTCCCGGGCGCACCTCGAGGCCTTCATCCCGACGCTGGAACAGGCGCTGGAAACGGCCGGCGTCACCTTGGCGGAGATCGATGCCATCGCCGTGACCAGCGGACCGGGTCTCTCCGGTGCGCTGATGGTCGGTGTCTCGGCTGCAAAGGCGCTGGCGCTGGCGACCGGCAAACCGCTCTACGCCATTAACCACCTGGTCGCCCATGTGGGCGTCGGAGTCCTTGACGGAGGCAAGCTGCCGGAAAACCTCGGCGCGCTGCTGGTCTCCGGCGGGCACACCGAGATCCTGAAGGTCGATTCGCTCACCGACAGCGTGACGCTGCTGGGATCCACCATCGACGATGCCGCCGGCGAGGCCTACGACAAGGTCGCCCGGCTGCTCGGCCTGGGCTACCCGGGCGGTCCGGCCATCGACGCGATGGCCAAGACCGGGGACGCGAAGGCGATCAGGTTCCCGCGCGGGCTGTCGCTGCCCAAATTCGTGGGTACGGCGGAGGAACCGGGCAAGCACCGGAACGATTTCTCCTTCTCCGGGCTGAAGACCGCAGTGGCCCGCTGCGTGGAGCAGTACGAAGCCCGTGGCGAGGAGGTGCCGGTGGCCGATATCGCCGCCAGCTTCCAGGAGGCGGTGGTCGATGTGATTACCTCCAAGGCGGTGCGCGCCTGCAAAGAGAACGGCATCACCAACCTGATGCTCGGTGGCGGCGTGGCAGCCAACTCGCGGTTGCGCGAACTGCTCGCCGCGCGCTGCACTTCGGCAGGGATCTCGCTGCGCGTGCCCACGGTGAGCCTGTGCACCGACAACGGGGCCATGGTCGCTGCCTTGGGCGCGCAGATCGTGATGGCCGGCGGCAGTCCCTCGGGCCTGTCCTTCGCCACCGATTCGGGCCAGCCGGTCAGCCTGATCTGTTTGTAG
- the rimI gene encoding ribosomal protein S18-alanine N-acetyltransferase, which translates to MSAADGYTLRVMTEADIDAVWALEQELFPEDAWPRRMFQEELAHSQTRRFWVAEEGGAIIAYCGMMCVLPLADVQTIGVASAFEGRGLGSRLLETLIAEARDRGANDVLLEVRADNPRARQLYLRFGFEQIHVRPRYYKGGIDALIMRKQLENAD; encoded by the coding sequence ATGAGCGCCGCTGACGGGTACACGCTGCGGGTGATGACGGAAGCCGACATCGACGCCGTCTGGGCGCTTGAACAGGAGCTCTTTCCGGAGGATGCCTGGCCGCGGAGGATGTTTCAAGAGGAGCTGGCCCACAGCCAGACCCGGCGGTTCTGGGTGGCCGAGGAGGGTGGCGCCATCATCGCCTACTGCGGGATGATGTGCGTGCTGCCGTTGGCCGACGTGCAGACCATTGGCGTGGCAAGCGCCTTCGAAGGCAGGGGCCTTGGTTCCCGGCTGTTGGAGACGTTGATAGCCGAGGCCCGGGACCGCGGTGCGAACGACGTGCTGCTGGAGGTGCGGGCCGATAACCCCCGTGCCCGGCAGCTCTACCTGCGTTTCGGGTTCGAACAGATCCATGTCCGCCCGCGCTACTACAAGGGCGGGATCGACGCGCTGATCATGCGCAAGCAGCTGGAGAACGCTGACTGA
- the alr gene encoding alanine racemase, producing the protein MTAQTHPESSLAANDPTRENTWERRALIDLSAIRENVKRISALVAPAKLMAVVKADAYGHGAIPVARAAIHAGASWIGAAHVTEVLALRTAGITSPALAWLHTADTPFGLAIAENIDIAVSGWELAVVAEAARSAAQPARVHLKIDTGLGRNGCTPEDWAALLGQAAAYQEEGLLRVVGVFSHLAVADEPQRPETDEQLGAFRQAVALAEDAGFDLQVRHLANTPAILSRPDTHFDMVRLGLGLYGLSPFADEAHDSLGLRPAMRLEAKVANVKKVPAAHGVSYGMNYRTNAPTYLGLVPLGYADGIPRVAEGGPVLINGITYRSVGRVAMDQFVVDLGPDIDPGQYMGATAVLFGEGGPNVEEWADASGTINYEVVTRISPRVPRTYVEGTWGESGD; encoded by the coding sequence GTGACTGCTCAAACCCACCCCGAATCCTCCCTTGCAGCCAACGACCCCACCAGGGAAAACACCTGGGAACGGCGTGCGCTAATCGATCTCTCGGCCATCCGGGAAAACGTCAAACGGATCAGTGCCCTGGTGGCTCCGGCCAAACTGATGGCCGTCGTCAAGGCCGACGCCTACGGACATGGCGCCATTCCCGTGGCCCGGGCCGCCATCCACGCCGGGGCATCCTGGATCGGCGCGGCCCATGTCACCGAGGTCCTAGCCCTCCGAACCGCTGGCATCACGTCACCGGCACTGGCTTGGCTGCATACGGCCGACACGCCCTTCGGACTGGCCATCGCCGAGAACATCGACATCGCCGTTTCCGGATGGGAGCTGGCGGTGGTCGCCGAAGCCGCCCGCAGTGCCGCGCAACCGGCCCGGGTCCACCTGAAGATCGACACCGGTCTGGGCCGCAACGGATGCACGCCGGAGGACTGGGCCGCATTGCTAGGCCAAGCCGCCGCCTACCAGGAAGAGGGCTTGCTGCGCGTGGTGGGGGTGTTCTCCCACCTTGCCGTCGCCGACGAGCCGCAACGGCCCGAAACCGACGAGCAGCTCGGCGCGTTCCGCCAGGCGGTTGCGCTCGCCGAGGACGCCGGATTTGACCTGCAGGTACGCCACCTGGCCAACACGCCGGCAATCCTTTCTCGTCCGGATACACACTTCGACATGGTCCGGCTGGGCCTTGGCCTCTACGGCCTGAGTCCCTTCGCCGACGAGGCGCACGACTCCTTGGGCCTGCGCCCCGCGATGCGCCTGGAAGCCAAGGTCGCCAACGTCAAGAAGGTCCCCGCCGCCCACGGTGTTTCCTATGGAATGAACTACCGCACCAACGCCCCCACCTACTTGGGCCTGGTGCCGCTGGGCTACGCCGACGGGATCCCGCGCGTTGCCGAGGGCGGCCCGGTGCTGATCAACGGCATCACCTACCGCAGCGTCGGCCGGGTGGCCATGGACCAGTTCGTCGTGGACTTGGGCCCGGACATTGATCCGGGGCAGTACATGGGGGCCACTGCCGTGCTCTTCGGCGAGGGCGGACCGAACGTCGAGGAATGGGCCGACGCGTCCGGAACCATCAACTACGAGGTGGTCACCCGGATTTCGCCGCGCGTCCCACGCACCTACGTCGAGGGCACCTGGGGCGAATCCGGTGACTGA
- the mscL gene encoding large conductance mechanosensitive channel protein MscL, producing MLKGFRDFIMKGNVVDLAVAVVIGAAFGAVITALVGNIIMPLISALVGSPNFDAFLVLDINGNKILFGAFLTVLVNFLLIAAAIYFIVVLPMNKITARAEARRGIVEEELPMDPQVELLAEIRDELKRRG from the coding sequence ATGCTCAAGGGATTCAGAGATTTCATCATGAAGGGCAACGTCGTAGACCTTGCCGTTGCAGTCGTCATCGGCGCAGCCTTCGGAGCCGTCATCACGGCGCTGGTTGGCAACATCATCATGCCGTTGATTTCAGCGCTTGTCGGGTCGCCGAACTTCGACGCCTTCCTGGTGCTGGACATCAATGGGAACAAGATCTTGTTCGGCGCATTCCTGACGGTGCTGGTCAATTTCCTGCTCATTGCGGCGGCCATCTACTTCATCGTCGTGCTGCCGATGAACAAGATCACCGCTCGGGCGGAGGCCCGCAGGGGCATCGTCGAAGAAGAATTACCGATGGATCCGCAAGTGGAACTGCTGGCCGAAATTCGCGACGAACTCAAGCGCCGCGGCTGA
- the tsaE gene encoding tRNA (adenosine(37)-N6)-threonylcarbamoyltransferase complex ATPase subunit type 1 TsaE has translation MTEPREPCWEKTLTVADVAETQELARSIGADLRAGDLLVLTGGLGAGKTTFTQGLGESLGVREGIISPTFVLMRIHPSLRGGPDLVHVDAYRLSSAGELDDLDLESTLARSVTVVEWGAGKVEQLSDSRLEITLSRAAGQGIGSELIFDFEELDAEEPRTVHVAGYGPRWDGIQPG, from the coding sequence GTGACTGAGCCCAGGGAACCATGCTGGGAAAAAACGCTGACGGTGGCCGACGTCGCAGAAACCCAGGAGCTGGCCCGGAGCATCGGGGCGGACCTGCGCGCCGGTGACCTGTTGGTGCTCACCGGGGGGCTGGGCGCGGGCAAGACCACCTTTACCCAGGGGTTGGGCGAGAGCCTGGGCGTACGTGAGGGAATCATCTCACCGACCTTCGTGCTGATGCGCATCCACCCGTCGCTGCGCGGCGGCCCTGACCTGGTCCACGTTGACGCCTACCGGCTGTCCTCCGCCGGGGAACTCGATGACTTGGACCTGGAATCCACGCTGGCCCGGTCGGTGACGGTGGTCGAATGGGGTGCGGGCAAGGTCGAGCAGCTCAGTGATTCGCGGTTGGAGATCACGCTCTCGCGCGCCGCCGGCCAAGGGATCGGCAGCGAGCTGATCTTCGACTTCGAGGAACTGGACGCCGAGGAACCCCGCACCGTCCATGTGGCTGGCTATGGCCCGCGCTGGGACGGCATCCAGCCCGGATAG
- a CDS encoding fatty acid desaturase family protein — translation MTATSARPTHGASAQHQPRDSAKPRAPRPGALAESGEPSVRPPAAAHLSNEQIAELGRELDAIRDEVLAVRGASDAAYIRRVIKIQRTLEFAGRAALVGSRNKVAWVAGTGMLATAKILENMEIGHNVLHGQWDWMRDPDIHSTTWEWDFVTPARAWQHTHNDLHHRWTNVVGKDRDVGYTILRMDEDQPWHPANLGNPLYNALLAPVFEWGIAIYDLEIDEYKAGNKPKAEFVAGLKALGKKAAKQFAKDYAATPAVAMLTGSGKQALIGTLTANAIRNVWAHAVIFCGHFPDGAETFTEEMVEGETRGDWYVRQMVGSANITGSKLMHLMTGNLSHQVEHHLFPDLPSNRYHQVAPKVKEICERYGLPYNAGPLLKQVGSAWAKVFRLALP, via the coding sequence ATGACAGCCACCTCAGCACGTCCCACCCACGGCGCATCCGCCCAACACCAGCCGAGGGACTCGGCCAAGCCGAGGGCTCCGCGCCCCGGCGCGCTGGCCGAATCAGGTGAGCCGAGCGTCCGCCCGCCGGCCGCGGCACACCTGAGCAACGAACAGATCGCCGAGCTCGGCCGTGAACTGGACGCGATTCGCGACGAGGTCCTGGCCGTACGCGGCGCGTCCGACGCCGCCTATATCCGCCGGGTGATCAAGATCCAGCGCACCCTGGAATTCGCCGGCCGGGCAGCCCTCGTCGGATCGCGCAACAAGGTGGCTTGGGTCGCCGGAACCGGCATGCTTGCCACGGCCAAGATCCTGGAAAACATGGAGATCGGGCACAACGTGCTGCATGGCCAGTGGGACTGGATGCGCGATCCGGACATCCACTCCACCACCTGGGAATGGGACTTCGTCACCCCGGCACGGGCCTGGCAGCACACCCACAACGACCTGCACCACCGCTGGACCAACGTCGTGGGCAAGGACCGCGACGTCGGATACACCATCCTGCGCATGGACGAGGACCAGCCCTGGCACCCGGCAAACCTCGGCAATCCGCTCTACAACGCCCTGCTGGCCCCCGTCTTCGAATGGGGCATCGCGATCTACGACCTGGAGATCGACGAGTACAAGGCGGGCAACAAGCCCAAGGCCGAATTCGTTGCCGGGCTCAAGGCACTGGGTAAGAAGGCAGCGAAGCAATTCGCCAAGGACTACGCCGCCACCCCCGCCGTGGCCATGCTGACCGGGTCGGGAAAGCAGGCGCTGATCGGCACGCTGACCGCCAACGCCATCCGCAACGTCTGGGCGCACGCCGTGATTTTCTGCGGGCATTTCCCCGACGGGGCCGAGACCTTCACCGAGGAAATGGTGGAGGGGGAGACCCGCGGCGACTGGTACGTGCGCCAGATGGTCGGTTCGGCAAACATCACCGGTTCGAAGCTCATGCACCTGATGACGGGCAACCTCTCGCACCAGGTCGAGCACCACCTCTTCCCGGACCTTCCCTCGAACCGCTACCACCAGGTGGCACCGAAGGTGAAGGAAATTTGTGAGCGCTACGGACTGCCCTACAACGCCGGTCCGCTGCTCAAGCAGGTCGGCTCGGCCTGGGCCAAGGTCTTCCGTCTGGCACTGCCGTAG
- the tsaB gene encoding tRNA (adenosine(37)-N6)-threonylcarbamoyltransferase complex dimerization subunit type 1 TsaB: protein MLILAIDTSAIASAAILRAGADGTTTTLAAFASEETNNHSEVLAPAVAGLLEEAGLTGGQLDRIIVGVGPGPFTGLRVGLVTARTLGFAWGVPVQGMMSLDAIAGQVLESGRETPFTVAIDARRKEVYWAAYDGAGNLLSGPEVTTAEQVPSGEVFGAGAGIYAQRLAAAGAVADPQFLAHHPTADALGRRAVQVLAAGGALLPTTPLYLRESDAKVPAAMLKGRNA from the coding sequence GTGCTTATCTTGGCTATCGACACCTCAGCAATCGCCTCCGCGGCCATCCTTCGCGCCGGGGCGGACGGAACAACCACGACCTTGGCGGCCTTCGCCTCCGAGGAGACGAATAACCACTCCGAGGTCCTGGCCCCGGCGGTTGCCGGCCTCCTCGAGGAGGCCGGGCTCACCGGCGGACAACTGGACCGGATCATCGTCGGCGTGGGACCGGGGCCCTTCACCGGCTTGCGCGTCGGCCTGGTCACTGCCCGGACGCTCGGCTTCGCCTGGGGCGTGCCGGTCCAGGGCATGATGAGCCTGGACGCCATTGCCGGCCAGGTCCTGGAATCGGGTCGCGAAACCCCCTTCACAGTGGCGATCGACGCGAGGCGCAAGGAGGTCTACTGGGCCGCCTACGACGGAGCCGGAAACCTGCTCAGCGGCCCGGAGGTAACCACGGCCGAGCAGGTCCCGTCCGGAGAGGTCTTCGGCGCAGGGGCCGGCATCTACGCCCAGCGTCTGGCTGCCGCCGGCGCCGTGGCAGACCCGCAGTTCCTGGCACACCACCCCACGGCCGATGCCTTGGGCCGCCGCGCCGTCCAGGTGCTGGCCGCCGGCGGGGCTCTGCTGCCCACCACACCGCTCTACCTGCGCGAATCCGACGCCAAGGTCCCTGCCGCGATGCTCAAGGGCCGCAACGCATGA
- a CDS encoding ferredoxin reductase, with amino-acid sequence MVRLRPLAHAASMLITPLAPEDFLALFSPAFSARQLRGIVTRVVSETANSATIYFRPGRGWRRHVAGQWARIGVELNGVRHWRSYSLSAAAGGEPSITVTDVGAVSGALVRETAVGDVLFLAPPQGDFVLPEHPRPLLMLTAGSGITPVMSMIRTLVPNRPDADVVLIHSSSERADAIFHEELAELADQFPGFKVHHHHTDADGRIDLSDTEQMAGYCADWQERAAYACGPEAFLDSAEALWLAEGRGVTNAGDGSNTAVAGNGLMIERFGTTLAAGAEGEGGRVTFEVSDREIDAPGDQTLLDAGEDAGLIMPSGCRMGICHSCLTPLRSGQVRDLRTGEVFGEPGQLIQTCVSAAAGPVNLEL; translated from the coding sequence ATGGTTCGGCTCCGTCCGCTGGCACATGCCGCATCGATGTTAATCACCCCGCTCGCTCCCGAGGATTTCCTGGCGCTCTTCAGCCCGGCGTTCTCCGCCCGCCAATTGCGCGGCATAGTCACCCGGGTGGTCTCGGAAACGGCGAATTCCGCCACCATCTACTTCCGCCCCGGACGCGGCTGGCGACGGCACGTGGCCGGCCAATGGGCCCGCATCGGCGTCGAGCTCAACGGTGTCCGCCACTGGCGCTCGTATTCGCTCAGCGCCGCGGCCGGAGGGGAACCCTCCATCACCGTCACCGATGTCGGCGCCGTCTCCGGCGCCCTGGTCCGGGAAACGGCGGTGGGCGACGTGCTCTTCCTGGCCCCGCCGCAAGGGGACTTCGTGCTTCCGGAGCACCCGCGTCCCCTGCTGATGCTCACCGCGGGCAGCGGCATCACGCCGGTCATGTCGATGATCCGCACGCTGGTTCCGAACCGTCCCGACGCCGACGTGGTGTTGATCCATTCTTCGAGCGAGCGCGCCGATGCCATCTTCCACGAGGAATTGGCGGAACTCGCCGACCAGTTCCCCGGGTTCAAGGTCCACCACCACCACACCGATGCCGACGGCCGGATCGACTTATCCGATACCGAACAAATGGCGGGCTACTGCGCCGATTGGCAAGAACGCGCCGCCTACGCCTGCGGGCCCGAGGCGTTCCTCGACTCGGCCGAGGCGCTCTGGCTGGCCGAGGGCCGCGGCGTGACCAATGCCGGGGACGGAAGCAACACGGCAGTCGCCGGGAACGGGCTGATGATCGAACGCTTCGGCACCACGCTTGCCGCAGGGGCCGAAGGCGAAGGCGGCAGGGTCACCTTCGAGGTTTCCGATAGGGAAATCGACGCCCCGGGTGACCAGACGCTGCTCGACGCCGGTGAAGATGCCGGGTTGATCATGCCCAGCGGCTGCCGCATGGGCATCTGCCATTCCTGCTTGACTCCGCTGCGCTCCGGCCAGGTCCGCGATCTGCGCACCGGAGAAGTCTTCGGGGAACCCGGACAACTTATCCAGACCTGTGTTTCGGCAGCAGCCGGACCCGTCAACCTCGAACTCTAG